From the genome of Cydia strobilella chromosome 21, ilCydStro3.1, whole genome shotgun sequence, one region includes:
- the LOC134750909 gene encoding clavesin-2-like isoform X1, with product MTSNIRTKMATSVLQPESRREHEPKAEIAESLRLTDDERMAILEAKERETGELPAELRERARLELREEPAIREHALAQMRHFIEKHPAIKKSRTDAPFLLRFLRTKKYSVPQACAMLERYLTLRQVHPHWFQKLDPLDPKIAAVIDAGYLVPLPKRDAEGRRVVLSCMGRFDPHVYDSCVMARVHSMIVEMLLDEPRSQLLGYTHVNDEAGMQMPHVSLWSFNDVRTMLNCIQNSTPMRHKCTHFVNVPHYGAKFFEFAVSLLSDKLKDRVMFHRNTQDLNKHVDPAILPKEYGGTVPLRDMIEELKRKLLKHREELLALDEMCVDVNALEKNDITQDVHSTAGSFRKL from the exons AACCAAGATGGCGACATCAGTCCTCCAACCAGAATCGCGACGCGAACACGAACCGAAGGCGGAAATAGCCGAGTCCCTCCGACTGACCGACGATGAGCGCATGGCGATCCTCGAAGCGAAAGAGAGGGAAACAGGCGAGCTGCCTGCGGAACTGAGGGAGAGAGCTAGATTGGAGCTGAGAGAAGAACCGGCGATTAGGGAGCACGCTTTGGCGCAGATGAGGCATTTTATTGAAAAGCATCCGGCTATAAAAAAGTCTAGGAcag ATGCACCATTCCTTCTCCGGTTTCTCCGAACCAAGAAGTACTCCGTTCCCCAAGCATGCGCTATGCTGGAACGCTACCTGACGCTGCGCCAGGTCCATCCTCACTGGTTCCAGAAACTAGACCCCCTGGACCCTAAAATAGCGGCAGTGATTGACGCCGGGTATCTCGTTCCGCTGCCGAAAAGAGACGCTGAGGGCAGACGAGTCGTATTATCTTGCATGG gCCGGTTCGACCCCCACGTATACGACAGCTGCGTCATGGCGCGCGTCCACTCCATGATAGTGGAGATGCTGCTGGACGAGCCCCGGAGCCAACTCCTGGGTTACACCCACGTGAACGATGAGGCCGGCATGCAGATGCCGCACGTTAGTTTATGGTCCTTCAACGATGTTAGAACCATGCTCAACTGTATCCAG AATTCAACACCGATGCGCCACAAGTGTACTCATTTCGTAAACGTACCTCACTACGGAGCCAAGTTCTTTGAATTCGCCGTATCACTGCTGAGTGATAAATTAAAGGACCGGGTTATG TTTCACCGCAACACCCAAGACCTGAATAAGCACGTAGATCCCGCTATTTTACCAAAAGAATATGGCGGCACGGTTCCTCTACGCGATATGATCGAAGAGTTGAAACGCAAACTTCTTAAACACAGGGAAGAATTACTTGCGCTAGACGAAATGTGTGTCGATGTAAACGCTCTCGAGAAGAATGATATTACTCAAGATGTTCATTCCACAGCTGGATCATTCAGAAAACTTTAA
- the LOC134750909 gene encoding clavesin-1-like isoform X2: protein MATSVLQPESRREHEPKAEIAESLRLTDDERMAILEAKERETGELPAELRERARLELREEPAIREHALAQMRHFIEKHPAIKKSRTDAPFLLRFLRTKKYSVPQACAMLERYLTLRQVHPHWFQKLDPLDPKIAAVIDAGYLVPLPKRDAEGRRVVLSCMGRFDPHVYDSCVMARVHSMIVEMLLDEPRSQLLGYTHVNDEAGMQMPHVSLWSFNDVRTMLNCIQNSTPMRHKCTHFVNVPHYGAKFFEFAVSLLSDKLKDRVMFHRNTQDLNKHVDPAILPKEYGGTVPLRDMIEELKRKLLKHREELLALDEMCVDVNALEKNDITQDVHSTAGSFRKL from the exons ATGGCGACATCAGTCCTCCAACCAGAATCGCGACGCGAACACGAACCGAAGGCGGAAATAGCCGAGTCCCTCCGACTGACCGACGATGAGCGCATGGCGATCCTCGAAGCGAAAGAGAGGGAAACAGGCGAGCTGCCTGCGGAACTGAGGGAGAGAGCTAGATTGGAGCTGAGAGAAGAACCGGCGATTAGGGAGCACGCTTTGGCGCAGATGAGGCATTTTATTGAAAAGCATCCGGCTATAAAAAAGTCTAGGAcag ATGCACCATTCCTTCTCCGGTTTCTCCGAACCAAGAAGTACTCCGTTCCCCAAGCATGCGCTATGCTGGAACGCTACCTGACGCTGCGCCAGGTCCATCCTCACTGGTTCCAGAAACTAGACCCCCTGGACCCTAAAATAGCGGCAGTGATTGACGCCGGGTATCTCGTTCCGCTGCCGAAAAGAGACGCTGAGGGCAGACGAGTCGTATTATCTTGCATGG gCCGGTTCGACCCCCACGTATACGACAGCTGCGTCATGGCGCGCGTCCACTCCATGATAGTGGAGATGCTGCTGGACGAGCCCCGGAGCCAACTCCTGGGTTACACCCACGTGAACGATGAGGCCGGCATGCAGATGCCGCACGTTAGTTTATGGTCCTTCAACGATGTTAGAACCATGCTCAACTGTATCCAG AATTCAACACCGATGCGCCACAAGTGTACTCATTTCGTAAACGTACCTCACTACGGAGCCAAGTTCTTTGAATTCGCCGTATCACTGCTGAGTGATAAATTAAAGGACCGGGTTATG TTTCACCGCAACACCCAAGACCTGAATAAGCACGTAGATCCCGCTATTTTACCAAAAGAATATGGCGGCACGGTTCCTCTACGCGATATGATCGAAGAGTTGAAACGCAAACTTCTTAAACACAGGGAAGAATTACTTGCGCTAGACGAAATGTGTGTCGATGTAAACGCTCTCGAGAAGAATGATATTACTCAAGATGTTCATTCCACAGCTGGATCATTCAGAAAACTTTAA